One Neomonachus schauinslandi chromosome 9, ASM220157v2, whole genome shotgun sequence DNA segment encodes these proteins:
- the LOC110585548 gene encoding olfactory receptor 4F3/4F16/4F29-like — translation MDGGNHSVVSEFLLLGLTSSWEIQILLFLFFTIFYIASMLGNLLIVLTIISDHHLHSPMYFLLANLSIIDTGVSSIASPKMIYDLFRKHKVISLTGCITQMFFIHTVGGTEMVLLIVMAYDRYIAICKPLHYLTIMSLRMCISLLAVAWTIGLIHSVAQLAFVVNLPFCGPNKMDSFYCDFPRFIKLACIDTYRLEFLVTANSGFISMGTFFILIVSYIFILVTVRKHSSGGSSKALSTLSAHITVVVFFFGPCIIVYVWPFPTLPIDKFLAIFDALITPFMNPVIYTFRNKEMKMAMRRLFGKILSFRKSSFMTNQSHPDSS, via the coding sequence ATGGATGGAGGAAATCACTCTGTGGTGTCTGAATTTTTGTTGCTGGGACTCACCAGTTCTTGGGAGAttcagattcttctttttttgttttttactatattttacatAGCAAGTATGCTAGGAAACCTTCTCATTGTGCTCACGATCATCTCAGACCATCACTTACATTCCCCCATGTACTTTTTGCTGGCGAATCTTTCCATCATTGACACAGGTGTTTCCAGCATTGCAAGCCCAAAGATGATTTATGATCTTTTCAGAAAACATAAAGTCATCTCCTTGACAGGGTGCATTACTCAGATGTTCTTTATTCACACTGTTGGGGGTACGGAGATGGTGCTGCTTATAGTCATGGCCTATGACCGATACATTGCTATCTGTAAGCCCCTCCACTACCTAACCATTATGAGCCtaagaatgtgcatttctcttTTGGCTGTTGCTTGGACCATTGGACTCATCCATTCTGTGGCCCAACTGGCTTTTGTTGTAAACTTGCCCTTTTGTGGTCCCAACAAAATGGATagtttttattgtgattttcCTCGGTTCATCAAACTTGCATGTATAGACACATACAGACTGGAATTTCTGGTCACTGCCAACAGTGGTTTCATCTCCATGGGCACGTTCTTCATCTTGATTGTGTCTTACATCTTCATCCTGGTCACTGTTCGAAAACATTCTTCAGGTGGTTCATCCAAGGCCCTCTCCACTCTCTCTGCTCACATCACTGTGGTGGTCTTTTTCTTTGGTCCTTGCATTATTGTCTATGTGTGGCCATTCCCTACCTTACCCATAGATAAATTTTTAGCCATCTTTGATGCCCTTATCACTCCTTTTATGAATCCTGTTATCTATACATTCAGAAATAAGGAGATGAAAATGGCAATGAGGAGACTATTTGGTAAGATTCTAAGTTTCAGGAAGAGTTCTTTCATGACCAATCAAAGCCATCCAGATTCATCTTGA